The Nitratidesulfovibrio sp. SRB-5 genome includes a window with the following:
- a CDS encoding L-lactate permease, which translates to MYALSVLLAFMPVIAIFVLLLVYRVAADTAGYIGWAVAAAIAWLYFDTAPTVILLSTVAGLVASLPIALVMSASILQITVMQETGAVSRVVALMKSVAPGQQAVQIMLINVGFGILLTSLGAVTVSILPPIMLALGYSTFAAIILPALGYDALCTYALLGIPAVVYANFVGLPVTEVGGYFARFMPAISTCIALGMLYLAGGMKMLREGIVPALIAGLTAGLVAIFMAKLGLVTITGIAAGLAVIAALMLYIRLTGRPLCDRSLLNEADLAAERRHSLAAACSPWIILTVVSLILNAPFLPFFDLTFKQWSMPLEIIPKSPERLRIFWQAYFWVLVCTAAALPLMKATRQQVSTALVKAGKRAGRPFMSASVFFAIAYVMNHSGKGADWSLAQPLHNMVYVMADASASLFGKMYPFVAPYLGLLGGFISGSESSSIAMLTKLHLSTAEKIGASGLVIAAASGIGGGLASVISPAKLQNAAASIDRIREASQAIRPAFVISVLITTVCAVMTLFWAFP; encoded by the coding sequence ATGTATGCCCTGTCCGTTCTGCTTGCCTTCATGCCCGTCATCGCCATTTTCGTGCTGCTGCTCGTGTACCGGGTGGCGGCAGACACCGCCGGGTACATCGGCTGGGCCGTGGCCGCCGCCATCGCCTGGCTGTACTTCGACACCGCGCCCACGGTCATCCTGCTGTCCACCGTGGCGGGCCTGGTGGCCTCGCTGCCCATCGCCCTGGTCATGTCCGCCAGCATCCTGCAAATCACCGTCATGCAGGAAACCGGGGCCGTGTCCCGCGTGGTGGCGCTGATGAAAAGCGTGGCCCCCGGCCAGCAGGCCGTGCAGATCATGCTGATCAACGTGGGCTTCGGCATCCTGCTCACCTCGCTGGGCGCGGTGACGGTGTCCATCCTGCCGCCCATCATGCTGGCGCTGGGCTATTCCACCTTTGCGGCCATCATCCTGCCCGCGCTGGGCTACGACGCGCTGTGCACCTACGCCCTGCTGGGCATCCCCGCCGTGGTCTACGCCAACTTCGTGGGCCTGCCGGTGACCGAGGTGGGCGGCTACTTCGCCCGGTTCATGCCCGCCATCTCCACCTGCATCGCCCTGGGCATGCTGTACCTTGCCGGCGGCATGAAGATGTTGCGCGAAGGCATCGTGCCCGCGCTCATCGCGGGCCTTACCGCCGGCCTGGTGGCCATCTTCATGGCCAAGCTGGGGCTGGTGACCATTACCGGCATTGCCGCGGGCCTTGCGGTCATCGCGGCGCTGATGCTGTACATCCGCCTGACGGGCCGCCCCCTGTGCGACCGCAGCCTGCTGAACGAGGCGGATCTGGCGGCGGAGCGGCGCCACTCGCTGGCCGCCGCATGCTCGCCGTGGATCATCCTGACCGTGGTTTCGCTGATCCTTAACGCGCCGTTCCTGCCGTTTTTCGACCTGACCTTCAAGCAGTGGTCCATGCCGCTGGAAATCATCCCCAAGTCGCCGGAGCGGTTGCGCATCTTCTGGCAGGCCTACTTCTGGGTACTCGTCTGCACCGCCGCCGCGCTGCCGCTCATGAAGGCCACGCGCCAGCAGGTGTCCACCGCGCTGGTCAAGGCTGGCAAGCGCGCCGGGCGCCCGTTCATGTCCGCCTCGGTCTTCTTCGCCATCGCCTACGTCATGAATCATTCCGGCAAGGGCGCGGACTGGTCCCTGGCCCAGCCGCTGCACAACATGGTCTACGTCATGGCCGACGCATCGGCCTCGCTGTTCGGCAAGATGTACCCCTTCGTGGCGCCCTACCTGGGCCTGCTGGGCGGGTTCATCAGCGGCTCGGAATCGTCGTCCATCGCCATGCTGACCAAGCTGCACCTGTCCACCGCCGAAAAGATCGGCGCGTCGGGACTGGTCATCGCGGCGGCCAGCGGCATCGGCGGCGGGCTTGCCAGCGTCATATCGCCCGCCAAGCTGCAGAACGCGGCGGCCAGTATCGACCGCATCCGCGAGGCGTCGCAGGCCATCCGGCCCGCGTTCGTCATCTCGGTGCTGATCACCACGGTGTGCGCCGTCATGACCCTGTTCTGGGCCTTCCCCTAG
- a CDS encoding flavodoxin: MANVLIVYGSTTGNTAWVAETVGRDIAEAGHSVEIRDAGQVEAEGLCEGRDLVLFGCSTWGDDEIELQDDFIHLYESLEATGAGKGRAACFGCGDSSYTYFCGAVDAIEERLSGLGADIVADSLKIDGDPRTMRDDVSAWAGRVVAAL, encoded by the coding sequence ATGGCCAACGTGCTCATCGTCTACGGTTCCACCACCGGCAACACCGCCTGGGTCGCCGAAACCGTCGGTCGCGACATCGCCGAAGCGGGCCACAGCGTTGAAATCCGCGACGCGGGCCAGGTAGAGGCCGAAGGACTGTGCGAGGGCCGCGACCTCGTGCTGTTCGGCTGCTCCACCTGGGGCGACGACGAAATCGAACTGCAGGACGACTTCATCCACTTGTACGAATCGCTGGAAGCCACGGGCGCGGGCAAGGGCCGTGCCGCCTGCTTCGGCTGCGGCGACAGCAGCTACACCTACTTCTGCGGCGCGGTGGATGCCATCGAAGAGCGCCTGTCCGGCCTTGGCGCGGACATCGTGGCCGATTCGCTGAAAATCGACGGCGATCCGCGCACCATGCGCGACGACGTTTCCGCCTGGGCCGGGCGCGTGGTGGCCGCCCTGTAG